The Marasmius oreades isolate 03SP1 chromosome 9, whole genome shotgun sequence sequence GAGTGTTCTGGACTGATTGCTGTAGAACATCTGCCAGTGTATGATACGGTCGGCGAAAGCCTTTGGGTTTGCATTCCTGCTAACAGGAGGACCTCGTAAGCTTGTCCGTTTTGCTATTGTGAATTTAGACTTCCTACTTCCAGGAGGTGGGATAATAAGTGAGTAGAACGTTTGACCGCGTAGACGGAGAACTCCAGCTTTTGACTTGCACATTTTTGAACAAGGAACCGTGGGTGTTATTGCCCCCAGAGGAGGTGTATATGTGTGATGGCGAGGATTCTACTAAGCGATGATCGACGACAAGTAACCAGCCCTGGTTGCGAGGGAAGATATATATCACTGTGGCCTCGGAGATGATTGACAGTGGACACATTTGTTTGTCTGCTAAACAGTGGGCCGGTCCCGGTCCGCCAACCCGCGCGGTTCGTAGATAATCATCAGGCTTTGATCaggctttcttctcttcgcaCCGAGGGTGCTCCACGTTCAAGCTTTATACTCCCTCTGCTCTCAAATCTCAAATGGGTTCAACCATTATTCAAAATCTAAAACATCAAAAGCATCTCTTACGCTGTGCCTCTGAGAAATTGTGTTCCCAAAAATAAAACAAATGCCCCAACCCTTCTATCTGAATTTCTGGATCGCTGGGAGAGAGGAAATTCTGTGCTTGTAACAGGAACAAGTCAGCGGCGAGGTTTTCGAAGAAGATTACTATCGATGGCTCGTGGTCGAGTCAAACGAAATGTCTTTTCAGCTGCGAAAAGAGTGCGGCAACGACTCAATGTCTCCGATATTTTTGTCTTTCCATGGCCGCCACTGCCACTGTTTCAACCACCGTATACCTTGAAGACCATCGGAAGCCACTAAGATCCAGCTATTGTCCACCACTCTGGGCTGCCACAGGCCAACAAGTCTCAGCTAGGTGGCCACAGTCTGTCAGGTTACAAGCAATGTTATCGACCCATAGCTGGTGTATAAAGTCATGCAGGTTGAGGTTCCAGCCCATCCAACAAAAACTTTATCGTCCCTCTCATCTCCCAACCATCTCCCAGCCCAATGGAATACTCCAGGAAGAATACCCTTTTAGCCCACACCAGCTCTCCTCAGATTCCCCCTGCTCTCCCTCGTTACCCTGGCCCAGATTCCGGATTCAACGGCCTCGAAAGAGTGGTCATCGATTTATACAACGATCCTCTCGTCGACAATGATACCCTCGGACCTAACAGGGTCTGTTGCCTAGCTTGTGGGACCAGAATAAAAAGTTTGGGTATGACGTACGCCATGTGTAGATGGGATGGTCATAAAGCGGGATGTAAGAAGGCACAAGCAGCATTGAAGGAGTTGAAGAAAGGGAGGCGCTTTGTTCCTGTGAAGCCGATGATAAGACTCAGGGTAAGAAGTGATTTCTTTGTACCACGGCTGATGTGGAATTCGAGCTAATATCTAATTTCTCTCCCCCCCCCAACAGCCGGAAGATCTTACGTGCTCTGCGGAGGAGGAGCAGACGGGGGAGGGGATGTATTCGGCAAAGATGGTTCAGTGGAGAGAGACATACGCTGCAGAGCTTCAGAGAGAAGCGTTGATGACTCAAGTTCAACCGGCTGCGTCTTCCTCGGATCCACCTTCGAGATCTGGTGAAAGCTCTGGGCCTAAGGAATCGTTATTTGCGACTCGTACGCTTCCGCCTCTCCCGAACCGCCCAGCTATTCCCAAAGGTGCCTATACTCTCAGTTTTGTTGATTCGTCGAATTCGATGCTTATGGACATTCTTTTTTTACAGATGTTTACGCCAGTGCGACTTATACTCATCCCAATTATCGTTACTAAGATTCAGAGTCGTAATGTCGCGGATTCGCATGCGCGCCTGGTTGGCTCTTCCGTCTCATTATGATTATGGTCTTTCTTTGTTTTCAGCGAATCATGCCCCCATTTAAATTGTATCATTATGTTATATGCTATGTCTTTATGGATCCAGGGTTTTATTCGAATTGCTCAATTCCGTGGTAGGTAATCCGATCCAATCCGATCGAAGAGTTTAAGACCTGTGAGGTTCGGCCCGGAGTTACTTGTGGGAAAATAGTCACGTGAATACAGCTCATGTTGACTTTCGTCTCACGCCTCCATCCTTCCAACCTCCTCAGAATGTCCCAATTTCCAAAGACACTACCCATAACCCAAACCCCCGGGCGGTGAGGCACTACGCCCCGCTGTATACGGAGAGTCCAAACCTAGGGTATGTCCCGTTTTGACTGGGTACAAACGGAATGTCAGTGACCCAATGTCATAACCAGAAAAATCCACGGCTTCGGGTGTCTTCCCCTTGACGACTTCCGGTCGATCCGGACGACCGGGAGGTTCCGTGTTGGCGCACGGTTTTACGTTTTATCCAACAGCAGCCAGAAATTCTTGGACTTGAGCAAAGACCCCAAGTTTCTGCAGGAAGCGCGAGACTTTTTTGATATAGGCGAAGACAAGCCTGAGGAGTTCGTATGGGAGCTACTTGCATGTACCCATGGCTTGTTGCCGTCTAACCAGTTGCTATCTTGAACATGTTTCATGAGCATACGGTGCGTTGTGCGCGCAGCTACGCCGCAGCTGTTGGGACATTTACATTGAATAAAATTTGTCCGACTCACATTCGCACAGATGGCGGTTATAAAAGGTCTGAGAGTTCATTCCACTCCTCGTCCTCAGGATGCATCACAAACTCGGGTTATTTGCTTCGCTTGCTCTCACTTTTTCATTGAATCTCGCCCAGGAAATTGAGTTCTTCGACTGGGACGCGGTGAGCAGATCCCGTACTACTTCCAGATCATCTTTGTACGGATTTACTAAATAACCCGTCAGGTTCAACCATCCGACACGCTTGACTGGGGCCAGTGCTACACAGATTTTCAATGCGCTCGCTTCAATGTAACTTGAGGATCCTTTTGTAAGTGTCGTGCTCGCTGACAAAATAATCTGTTAGGTACCCCTCAATTACAGCGATGAAAGCGTCGGATCTGCTGTCCTCGCGATGATCCGTCTTCCTTCCAACCTATCATCCAACGATCCAAATTACCGGGGGCCTATCCTGTTCAATCCCGGTGGACCTGGTGGAAGTGGGGTCGACGCCCTGGTTGGTTTTGGGAAGGATGCACTGAGTAGCTTGGTAGGCCCAgagtttgactttgttagCTTTGATCCCCgaggtgagtttttttttttttttgatttttGTGGCCCCCAGTGGTTATCAAACGAATCTAGGTGTGGGACGTACCACCCCCCAAGTAGATTTGTTCTCCTCTGAGAACGAAAAAGCCTTGTGGAATCTCAACAATCCTGATCTCAACAGCCTCAACGGAACTGGCATTGTTGACGCAATTCCTCGGTTGTGGGCTCAGTTCCAAATATTGGGCCAGCTTGTTGAAGACCACGATACTTCGATCAGTTTGGCACATCTGACTACCGATAATGTGGCTCGCGATATGTTGCGGATCGTTGAAGCTCATAATCGGACGAAGATAATTTACTATGGGGTTTCGTGAGTGTTCAAGCCTGACTCGGATAGTACCCGTTTCCGTCCTGAAGTTTGGATAGATACGGCACGGCACTTGGGGCGACGTTTGCAGCTATGTTTCCGGTATGTTCACAGTACTGGCGTTGTGGCTCGCCCTCGAGAATTGACTATTGTTAGGATCGCATCGAACGGATGATCTTGGATGGTAGGTGGACCATTATAACAGCAACCTCAATACATTCTGAAATGTGTTTGCACGCTATGACAGGCGTTCTAGACGCCTCCAGTTATTACTCTGGTCTGTTACTACTCGCTTTCGCAGCAGCGCGTCCAACTCATCTACCCTAGGCGACTGGTCTGCGCAGTTTACTGACGCTGATAAATCCCTTCAACTTTTCTTTGATGGATGTTTCGAAGTCGGTTCTGATAAATGTCCATTCCACGACTCCTCACCTGAAAAGATAAAACAAAACGTTCTCGATCTTCTCGAATCAGTGCGGTTAAAACCTGTCCCAGTATACGAAGGTCCAACCAGCCCCTACGGAATCATCGACTACGCCGGTCTGAAGACGGCGCTTCAAGTAGCTACTCGACAACCATATCTCGGTGCCACTAGCTTCCTTCGCTTAGCGCAAGGCCTTGCAGATTTACAAAGGGCCGGAAATGGTTCAAttatcttttctttcttgggACAGGAAGTGTACGGTCGTTACACAAACATATCCGCTCTGAATGCTCCAGCCAGTATTGAACGCGAGCGCGAGGCAGTAATAGCTATTTCTTGCACTGACATGCAAGAGATCACAGATAAACCTGCTGATCTCTTTGCGTACTTTGAGCGCGTCAAGGGGATCTCGATGTTCGTTGACACCTTGTTGCCCATCAGAACGCGTTGTTCGTGAGTCTTGGATTCTTCACTTGATTCTGTACTTGGAAGTGATACTACGGGTGGTTACAGGGGATGGAAGATCCATCCAGATCATTTTACGGGTATATTTAACGATCATGCGTTGATGTTTCATAGGTCCTGATGGTGTTGCATTTCATAGGGCCGATTACTGCAAACACGAGTTTCCCTATCCTTTTCATCGGTAATACTGCAGGTGAGGACGGTCTCCTCCGGGATTTTAcccctccccctcctcgAAGAAAGTCCATTGACGGAACTATCCTGTAGACCCTGTTACCCCGCTTGCTTCGTGCGTAAAACCATCATCCGTTCGCCCCCCCAAAAAAACTAGGAATGTTTTACTAATGATCGTTTAAGTGCGAAGGCGATGTCTGCAAAGTTCCCTGGTTCCGTAGTCTTTGCTCAGGACTCTGGAGGCGTAAGTTgtttcctttctctctcgGGGATATCATGAGTACGATTTTGACCTGCGTTTCCCCCTAGCACACCTCTCTCGCCGCTCCGTCTGCGTGTACTGTCGGTCGAATGCGAGAGTACCTTTTGTCTGGACGTCTTCCTGAAGCAGATAGTGTGTGTCCCATCGATGTGAAGTTGTTTGAAGCGCCACAGTCTGCTGTTATTCCCGTGCGGAGAAGTTTGGTCGCGCGTGGACTCTTTTGAAACTGCATCCAGAGGCTTGGAAGGAAGGGTCGGTCTATCCGAACGTTGTGGCCTTACGAAGGCGTTACGAAGACCATTGATATCGTTAACAGTATTTTGTATCTCATCAATGGACTTGCGCAAACTGAACTGAATCTGATCGTCCCTCAGACCACATCCGACTTTAGCAAACGTGTCAGTTGGACCTGTACAACGAGAAGCGGGGCTGAGtagtgaacgtttgaactttCCCCCCCCCGCAAAACTAGAATAACACGTACTGAGTTCGAACTGAATTCGTCCTCGAAAAAGTTTAAGGTCTTGCGCGCCGTCGCCTGTACTACACGACCGCGATCGACTCAGATATTTCGACGCCCTGCACCGATCTTAACTCACTTCGTACTCCCCTTAGAAGTGAAGACATTTGCGCGGCCTACATGGCACATGCcaccttctctctctctcgatGGATATCGGTTaaattctcttctttctgtcTCCCTTGACATATTGGAAGCCGAAGTTATGGTGATGATTTTCGACGCGCCACAAGAGAATATAATGAACCGTAGATAAACAATTTATTCCTGGGGGAATGTGTACCCTTCGGCGACCTAGCTTTACAGATTCACCCTTTCTACCATACAATAAACAGAACCCTTTCTGACTGACCACTATGTACGCTTTCAAGACCATCTATATTTACGACCTCTAGAAATTGGAAAATGCCTCGATAAGACCGGTCGATTTGTCGGACCTTGGAGTAATCGAACACCGGAAGGGTAGTGGACGGCTTAAGATGAGTttcagtaaagaaagaaaaaaccgTATCGTGAATAAGAAATAAAGCATTACCTAAAGAGAACCGGTCCTTCTGAGTAACTTTCAGGCGTATCAATCTCCTCCCCTTGCTCGTTCTTGGCTTTCTCGAGACGGAAAGCAGCGAGAACCGTTGCAATGGTCAACCATACTACGGCTTCGGCAAAGTAGCGACCCACACAAATTCTGAGGGAGGGACGTGAACATGGGTATGTAACTGGGGTGAAAGAGACCGAATAATCACCTTCTCCCAAAGCCGAACGCTACGTCGTCTCTATAGTCATTGACCTTGTCATAATAACGCTCGGGGATGAATTCATCGGGTTTTTCATAAACCGCTTCATCCCGAGTCATACCCCTGGAAGAACTGGGTTTAGCGAGAGACCGTATGGGGGATAGGGTAAGTACCATATATTGCCAAACACCACGCTGCCTAGAGAAGGCAGAGCTTTCAATTCGAAGGGAACAAGCGGGGAGGAAGATAAGGCAACCTTTTGGTATATAGAAGCCGTCGTAAAAATCGTCCTCAATCGTGGCATGGGGAGCTAAATGCAACGCGTGATTGTAAATTATTTGGGTGTACTGGGCACGACTGAATTCACATACCAAGAGGAAGGGGTGGATGCCATCTCATGACTTCCCAGTAAATGGCGTTGACATACGGTAGAGACGAGCGGTCGGCAAACGTTGGAAGTCGATTGGTCCCAATGACGGAATCAATTTCCATTTGAGCTTTTTCTTGACAACGAGGATGTCTGATCATAGCAAGGAAGAAGGTCCAGACACTGGAAACCATCTTAAAGAGGAGGTCGATTGAGGTCTGATCGTAGGGCAGAGAATAATGGAAGACCCACGGTGTCGGCACCAGCTAGACGAGGTTCGAGAGTTAGTGTCAACGTGTCAACGGCGAAAGAAAGGTAGTAGCACACCAGCATATGATATCAACCCCATGTTCACGATACGATCGTCCTCCTCTATGGAACCACCGTTGACCTTGTTAACCTCCAGCAGCTCGGCCACAAGGGAGGATTTCAAGTCGCCTTCTTTCTAAAGAGGGGATTAGATACACGATGGAGAGAAGGACCGTATACGGTACCAGAAGCTTCATGGTGTGTTCAACCACGAGTTCCTTCATATCTTTCAGGGAGGTGAGACTGTTTACTAGATCTTCTTTGAGTCGACCAAGTACCGGAAACCAGA is a genomic window containing:
- a CDS encoding uncharacterized protein (MEROPS:MER0000440); the protein is MHHKLGLFASLALTFSLNLAQEIEFFDWDAVQPSDTLDWGQCYTDFQCARFNVPLNYSDESVGSAVLAMIRLPSNLSSNDPNYRGPILFNPGGPGGSGVDALVGFGKDALSSLVGPEFDFVSFDPRGVGRTTPQVDLFSSENEKALWNLNNPDLNSLNGTGIVDAIPRLWAQFQILGQLVEDHDTSISLAHLTTDNVARDMLRIVEAHNRTKIIYYGVSYGTALGATFAAMFPDRIERMILDGVLDASSYYSGDWSAQFTDADKSLQLFFDGCFEVGSDKCPFHDSSPEKIKQNVLDLLESVRLKPVPVYEGPTSPYGIIDYAGLKTALQVATRQPYLGATSFLRLAQGLADLQRAGNGSIIFSFLGQEVYGRYTNISALNAPASIEREREAVIAISCTDMQEITDKPADLFAYFERVKGISMFVDTLLPIRTRCSGWKIHPDHFTGPITANTSFPILFIGNTADPVTPLASAKAMSAKFPGSVVFAQDSGGHTSLAAPSACTVGRMREYLLSGRLPEADSVCPIDVKLFEAPQSAVIPVRRSLVARGLF